In a genomic window of Erigeron canadensis isolate Cc75 chromosome 5, C_canadensis_v1, whole genome shotgun sequence:
- the LOC122599290 gene encoding cyclic nucleotide-gated ion channel 2, which translates to MPSFFSIFHPRNTTTPVCSDELEIDENNPISNTTECYACTQVGVPAFHSTSCDHAHQPLWEASAGSSLIPIRDRPGSKIVPNRSLTEDRRRGSASTFLSRVYDPRSKKVQRWNRFILLARGLALAVDPLFFYTLSIGRGGFPCLYMDGALAAVVAVLRTLVDGVHLIHMWLQFRVAYVSRESLVVGCGKLVWDPKAISSHYLRSIKGFWYDAFVILPVPQAVFWLVVPRLIREERIKAIMTTLLLLFVFQFLPKVYHSISLMRRMAKVTGYIFGTIWWGFALNLIAYFIASHVAGGCWYVLAIQRVVLCLRQQCNRKSVCNLALSCADEVCYQFKLPQGTFSNRCAGNTTMGIVTKPLCLEVNGPYHYGIYRWALPVISSNSLTVKVLYPIFWGLMSLSTFGNDLEPTSHWVEVIFSICVVLSGLMLFTLLIGNIQVFLHAVMAKKRKMQLRCRDMEWWMKRRQLPSLLRQRVRHYERQNWAVMGGADEMELIKDLPEGLRRDIKRFLCLDLVRMVPLFHNLDNLILDNICDRVKPLVFSKDEKIIREGDPVQRMVFIVQGRVKSSQNLSKGVVATSILDPGGYLGDELLSWCLRRPFINRLPASSATFTCLEPTEAFGLDANHLRYVTDHFRYKFANERLKRTVRYYSSNWRTWAAVNIQLGWRRYVTRVRQTMNRVTEEDRCSDRMLRQYAAIFMSIRPHDHLE; encoded by the exons GCGACCACGCCCATCAGCCCTTATGGGAAGCCTCAGCAGGCTCCTCCCTCATTCCCATAAGGGACCGACCAGGTTCCAAAATAGTACCAAACCGGTCCCTCACAGAGGATCGCAGGCGCGGCTCAGCCAGTACTTTCCTGAGCCGCGTCTACGATCCAAGGAGTAAAAAAGTCCAAAGATGGAACAGATTCATATTATTGGCACGTGGGCTGGCTTTAGCTGTCGACCCATTGTTTTTCTACACTTTATCAATAGGACGTGGTGGGTTCCCATGTCTATACATGGATGGTGCATTAGCTGCTGTGGTGGCAGTGTTACGGACGTTGGTTGATGGAGTTCATTTGATACACATGTGGTTGCAGTTTAGGGTTGCTTACGTGTCACGTGAGTCACTTGTGGTTGGATGTGGAAAGCTTGTTTGGGATCCAAAGGCTATCTCTTCGCATTATTTGAGGTCAATCAAAGGTTTTTGGTACGATGCATTTGTCATATTACCGGTCCCACAG GCAGTGTTTTGGCTAGTGGTGCCACGGTTAATACGTGAAGAGCGCATAAAGGCAATAATGACCACCCTTTTGCTGCTTTTCGTTTTCCAATTCTTACCCAAAGTCTACCACTCGATCTCGCTAATGAGAAGGATGGCAAAAGTCACTGGCTACATCTTTGGCACCATTTGGTGGGGTTTTGCACTTAATCTCATCGCCTACTTTATCGCTTCTcat GTTGCGGGTGGATGTTGGTATGTTTTGGCGATACAACGAGTGGTTTTGTGCCTAAGGCAACAATGTAATAGGAAAAGTGTTTGTAATCTAGCTTTGTCTTGTGCCGATGAGGTTTGCTACCAGTTTAAGTTGCCACAGGGGACATTCAGTAATCGTTGTGCAGGAAACACCACTATGGGTATAGTTACAAAGCCGTTGTGTTTAGAAGTGAACGGGCCATACCACTATGGCATTTACAGATGGGCACTTCCAGTTATATCTAGCAACTCGCTCACGGTTAAAGTTCTTTATCCCATCTTTTGGGGTCTTATGAGCCTTAGTACATTTGGAAATGATCTTGAACCCACTAGTCACTGGGTGGAAGTGATCTTTAGTATTTGTGTTGTGTTAAGCGGCTTGATGCTCTTCACGTTATTGATCGGTAATATTCAG GTATTCTTGCATGCTGTTATggcaaaaaagagaaaaatgcaACTTAGATGTCGAGATATGGAATGGTGGATGAAGAGGAGACAATTACCATCGCTTCTTAGACAGAGAGTTCGTCATTATGAACGTCAAAATTGGGCGGTGATGGGAGGTGCAGATGAAATGGAATTGATTAAAGACCTGCCAGAAGGCCTTCGACGTGATATCAAACGTTTTCTCTGCCTGGATCTGGTCCGGATG GTGCCATTGTTCCACAATTTAGACAACTTAATACTGGACAACATTTGTGATCGTGTTAAACCACTAGTATTCTCAAAGGATGAAAAG ATCATACGAGAAGGGGATCCAGTTCAAAGAATGGTGTTTATAGTTCAAGGACGCGTAAAAAGTAGCCAAAATTTAAGTAAAGGAGTGGTTGCAACAAGTATACTAGACCCAGGAGGCTACTTAGGCGATGAGCTTTTATCCTGGTGCCTGAGGAGACCCTTTATAAACCGGCTTCCTGCATCTTCTGCTACCTTTACTTGTTTGGAGCCTACGGAAGCGTTTGGGCTTGATGCCAATCATCTCCGCTATGTAACTGATCATTTCCGTTACAAATTTGCAAATGAGAGGTTGAAGCGGACAGTGAGATATTACTCATCCAATTGGAGGACTTGGGCTGCAGTGAACATACAGTTGGGGTGGAGACGGTATGTGACAAGGGTGCGGCAGACGATGAATCGTGTGACGGAAGAGGATCGTTGCAGTGACCGGATGCTCAGGCAATATGCTGCCATTTTCATGTCCATTAGACCCCATGATCATCTTGAATAA